The genomic stretch AATGCTTCAATTTTTTTGCATGTCTCTGACTTTAAACCAAAAAGGGAAGTATGAAAATTTACCTTTTTTCTGCAGCACTCAAGACTGAGTTGATGGGGAAACTCGATAAAGAGGTTAAATCTCTAGATGATGATAGCTGGATGTTCGATGGACCTCGATCACTTATTAATTTGATTTCCAGACCAGGTAAATCACTAAATTGGCACATTTACAAAATATGGCTCTTGATGAAACACACATGCATTTGTTGTTACATTTTTTGTCAAGAACccgaaaaaaataagaaaattgatATGTCTGTTGCTTGATTTAAGAGAATGAGAATAGCTCTGCTACATCAGTCTTTTTTAAGAATATAGTAATATGTTATAACTTTGACTAGGTCCAATTCTATAGTGAAAAATGCATCTACAAGGATGAGGGATAGGAGAATGAGAAACTGTGCTATTCCCATGTTTATGTTTCTTGATACTTTATTGTATGATTAAGATGCTAAGCTAACCTTATTTATTAAAGCAATACATACTATTCCTAAGTAAAACTCCCTAAATATACTGAAATTATTATCATATGTATAACTTATGCAATTTTATATGGGTATCTATTGCCCTGCTTTTCTATTGAAGTACACTTTATTAAACTACTCAAGCTCTGAGCTAAAACCTCTTTATTGATTTCATATAAGCCTATGCTACACAAATTTTCATATATCATCAACTGTTATTCCTATAAGTATTAAAAACGAATTACAGGTGTTCTTCGCCACGGGCACAAAAAATTGTCAGCAAGTCATGACATAGCTCCACTAAAATGATGAAGATACCCTTAAAGCTTCTACTTAAGTTGCTGATATCTTTTCGACTGGGAAGTGAGCTACACCGAAACTATGACATGTTCTTCTTTCTGTTCATCTGAGCTGATCCTGCATGCGACTGAAGATATTTTGAAAGAAATGCATATACCTTAGGAAAAACTAGTGTAATATTATGGTATATGTAATATGTTTATGATTCAAGATCAGGATTAAGGGCTTATGATTCATGATTCAGTTTCCCAGTTGTATACTTTGTGAGAACATGTAACATTAATTTACGGCTTATGATTTACTACTACTCCTAGTTAGTGTTATGCAATGTGGTATGAGGGCATCAGGTGCCTtctttatgtatttttattagaGACGTTGGATTTGGAGTCATTCAATAATGGAATATTCAAATCTATGTTTcaagaaaataacaaaatgtaTAGATAATATCTAATTGTAATGagaaattcgatttttttttaaaaaaaaacctaaattgAATATTAATACTACAACTTTCACGAGTGGAGGATGAAATCATGTGAACCTTTTTTAAGAAAAGAAATTACTACTAGTACATTGT from Salvia splendens isolate huo1 chromosome 15, SspV2, whole genome shotgun sequence encodes the following:
- the LOC121767448 gene encoding uncharacterized protein LOC121767448 — translated: MSLSAAGATAAFSSTTDDGHPLHHELALAVADDTAISIQDRKDQTLLALKTELMGKLDKEVKSLDDDSWMFDGPRSLINLISRPGVLRHGHKKLSASHDIAPLK